In Bos indicus isolate NIAB-ARS_2022 breed Sahiwal x Tharparkar chromosome 10, NIAB-ARS_B.indTharparkar_mat_pri_1.0, whole genome shotgun sequence, the DNA window aactcttgcaaccccatggactgtagcccaccaggctcctctgtccatgggatttcttagatgagaatactggagtgggttgccatttccttctccaggggatctttctgacccaggaattgaacccaggtctcctgcattgcaggcagattcttttttttttttttttatgctataAGTTTATTTACAAACATATCTAGAATGCTGAATTCAAGGGATTGATCCTTTTAAGAGACTGCACCTCTTAATATGCTCCTCTTCCTATCTGTCTCATGGATTACTTTTTAAGCAGTTGGTGTcttactataaagaaaggtgcAGCAAATCCAGACCCAAAGAACAAAGTCATCATAGCTAGTAATCTCCACTTGTTTTCCACTGAAAATGGTATATTCTTCCCTGGACCCTCCTCATAGTGGCTCCGACGAACCACTGAGGTTGTGAACCTCCGGATGCTCTGTCCCAACATAGCGCTGTTGGACGCTCTACGAAAGATCCAGAGACCGGAGGCGGAAGAAATGGCGGCTGCAAACCTACCGCTCCTTGCCTCACGACCTTGCTCCTccaactgcaggcagattctttaccaactgagctacaaggggtACGAGCTACATATTTACAGATTTTAGGAATTAGGACATAGACAACTTTGAAGGAGGGGGGAATTATTCTGTCTTCAACAACGCTGAAATTAATAACTGTACAGATAAAGCATTTCAAATACTGAGGACTTAAAAAGTGACCCAAAATGACAACAGCAAAGCATCCTCAGCTCCCCAATAACAGCCAATGATTTGCCAAGATCACTTGAAAAACAATTCCCAAACATTTTAAGCTACTGATGTAtctgaattttctaaaaatgtaataATTCTTTCCAATGAGGTCAACTGAATCATGACTTGACAGCATAAACAAATGTACTATTACTCTAAAAACATAATCTGCTTTATACAACTTGGGGTATTACCTCACAATCTGAGATGACACAGAAGAATTAAAAGTTCTCTCCTAATAGCACTCATGAAAGAGGCCAAGGGCAGCACATTCAgtctgaacaaaaataaaatgcctaTGGAATGAGACTGAGTTGGTGAGCCAGACTCATCAAATGTCACTCATCATAATCATCATCAAGAAGCAAATGCTGCTGCTTCTTAGGAAGAAAGTTTCAAGCGAACATCACTACCATTCTAACACTGAGAACATTTTGGATAATCTACAAAGTCATCAATTTTCTCAAGGCCATCAGAAAGCATAGGTTATAAGTCAATGAACTGAGTTGAATTTCAGGAGGGTCAAGTCTTCCCCAAGGAGATACAGGACACACAAACTCTTTTACTTTTGACAGAGCATGGGAAGAAGAGATGGAcactataaaagaataaataagctaGAGTTTTAGCAAATTTGTGGAGGCTGAATGTAGGCTAGTGCATAAATTTTCAATAACTAGGAGCTTCAGACATGGAGGGCCTTAACATTCTTCTCCATAGATCTCCACTGAGTGCTCACAAGAAAGACTTGAAAAGGGCAGGAGACCATGGAAGCCTCACTTGGTGGCACAgatttgcagatggtgactgcctgccagtgtggggcAGACATAAAACACAACCACTTCAACAGATTCTTCTTTCCTGCAAACAAACACCTTACCTCACTGGGGAAGGGGACAGGAAGGTTCCCCACTGCCAGGACTCAAGCAAAACTCTAttgcctctggaggagggtagaAATAAGAGTCCTCTGCCTCTGGTTAGAAGGGCAAGAAGACCACTGGGGACCAGGATCCTATACCAAGACAACGCAGAGGTCAGCTGTCATGGGCAGGGGTGGTTGAGGGAGAGGACTGTATTCTTCTCAGGAACTGCCAGAAATACAAGGCAGAGTTTGACAGCTGAAGAGGGACAGAAATAAGAACACTGAGAGAGCCTTATTTTAAGCACAAAGGGCCTGCTTAAAACCAAAGCTGCACAAGGAGAATTCCCACCTGTACTACTACAAGCTTTGCtccattaataagaaaaaaaaaagtctattggTGGGGGAGACAGAGAAGCAAAGAGAGATTCCTTCTATGGAGTGGACGCAAAGTGCCTGCTGCAAGCTGAGAGTGAAGCAGGAAGACTGAGAAAAAACCCTTTGGCACTATATGACCACAGTAAGTACAAGATAAGAGTTATCCACAGTGAGAGGAATTTGAATCCTGTGAGACCACCTTCCCGTGATCccaaaatattgtttaaataaatgaataattggccttccctagtggctcagaggtataaagaatccaccttccaatgcaggagatgtaggtttgatccctgggtcaggaagatctcacggagaaggaaatggcaacatactccagtattcttgcctgggaaatcccatggacagaggagcccagtgggctatagtccatggggttgcaaagagacggacatgactcagcaactaaacaacaacaaaatgaataatcatacataaataaatatataaaactctcAGTGTAAAAATGGCAGTCTCTATCCAATACAGACAACAAAACATAGAATCCTGGAGCCTCAGATTTCTGAGGCTCCAAGTCAAGAGGCCCAAACCACCTGCCTGCTTACTAACTCACCTgttatttactattatttctcCCTCAGGTCACAGGTAGTGCAGCTCAGGAAAGGAAAGTGCTATTTAGAATGGAAAGCAAAATATAATGTATCCAGGCAGAAAGAACCAGGAGACAGAAGTGGGTCACATTAATACTCGCACTTCTTGCTCATCTGGGGAAGTCAATGTTGCTGATTTCCCAGGGCAGAAAATGCTGTGGGCTCTTGAGCCCTCTGAATTATATGAGGGGCCAGCCTCTGCAAAGAAAGTTGCTTTTTAACTTGAATGATTCAGGCCAGAGTAGATTTGGGTGGCCTGAATTATCTGGATAGTTGCCCTAATTCTTTGCTTTGACTGTGGAGACCTGGCCTTTGAGGGAAATAGGCCATTCATTCCCTGAGATACACATTCCCTTCCTGGAGGATGAAAACTTATGGAAAGGTCTGGAAACTTTTCCCATCTGGATTGAATTATGAGCTTGTAAAGGGGTTCACTCCCTGGTAACATCCTTTAGGGTAGAGGCAAGTCACACACAGCACAGGGAAACTGGACGGACCTGACCTCCCTCTCCCTTCAATGGGCAGCAGGCAAGCTGCCAGAGTCACAGCTCCCGGGGACTCTGATTACAGTTGTCCTCTGACCAGCTGTTTTTAGTCAAATGAGAATAGGAGCATCCTGTCCTTGTGATTTCACTTAGATAGACAGCTATTTTCTGCCTGGCCTGTGTGTTTATCCCGGAGTAAATGGCATGTTATCTTTATCAGTTTCAACAAGAGGATGGTGGGTGGCTgtgtagattcttttttttttttttttttccagcagtgaAAGCTGAGAGAATTAAATGTCACCTGTAATTTCCCAACTCCACTTCTCCTCTTTGCAAAAGTAATCTATCTTAGCGAGATGGAGACATCATTCTGGACAAAGAAAAAACACTTGGTAATACAACTTAAATTAGCTGTCATTTTAGCAAGTGAGATTTTGGTTTAGGTTATGGTCAGATGCTGGGAGAGCAAAACCTGTCAAGTGCCCCCAGTGATGAAAATTCTTAGGTAAATCCAGAAGTCTcctttgctgttcagttcagtcgctcagtcgggtccgactctttgtgaccccatggactgcagcacaccaggcttccctgtccatcaccaactcccagagtttactcaaactcttgtccattgagtcagtgatgccatccaaccatatcatcctctgacatccccttctcctcccgccttctatctttcccagcatcagggtcttttccagtgagtcagttctttgcatcacgtggccaaagtattggaatttcagcttcagcatcagtccttccaatgaatattcaggactgatttcctttagaattgaatggtttgatctccttgcagtccaagggactctcaagagtcttctccaacaccacagttcaaaagcatcaattcttcagcactcaactttctttatggtccaactctcacatccatacatgtgctgtgcttagtcactcagtcatgtctgactctttgcaaccgcatggactatagcccactgggctcctctgtccatggggattctccagacaagaatactggagtaggttgccatgccctcctccaggggatcttcctaactcagggatcaaacccacatccatacacgactactggaaaaatcatagctttgaccagacggacctttgccggcaaagtaatgtctctattttaatatgctgtgtaggttggtcatagcttttcttccaaggagcaagtgtcttttaatttcatggctgcagtcaccatctgcagtgattttggagcccaagaaaataaagtctgtcactgtttccattgtttccccatctatttgtcaggaagtgatgggaccagatgccatgatcttaattttttgaatgttgagttttaacccacttttttcactttcctctttcacttttatcaagaggttcttatgtttctcttcactttctgccataagggtggtgtcatctgcacatctgaggttattgatatttccagtaaataaatgggaccaaagagaaaaaataccccccttttttttcagatttcattcaACATTAGTAACATTACCAGTTACTTCAAAAACTTCAGTTGTTCATGATGCATTATGTACAGACACCATTTTCCAGATCGATTTCTTTAGAACATAAGAGAATTGTGGAATGTTTCCATACTCAAATACACCTGGGAAATGCTACATAAGGTGGAACAGCATGTTAATGCCTCAGAAGTTTGCTAAACactaacttaaaatatattaaattatgagAGACTTTTTCATGTGCTACTCATGAATTACTGATAATAGTATAATTTTATCTAATATCTAAGTACAGAtattagatatatttatatatctgcatcggagaaggcaatggcaccccactccagtactcttgcctggaatatcccatggatgcaggagcctagtaggctgcagtccatggggtcgctaagagtccgatacgacttcactttcactttcactttcacttttcactttcatgcatgggagaaggaaatggcaacccactccagtgttcttgcctggagaatcccagggacaggggagcctggtgggctgccgtctatggggctgcacagagtcggacacgactgaagcgacttagcagcagcagcagcatatatatgcattttagaTATATGTCATGATGTATCTTCAAACATGCTATATCTCTTCATGTATAGTCTCATTTATTCAAAGATCCCTTCCACAGGAACACCTTTCTTGATCACTCCATCTGAAACAGCACCCCAGGTCCTAGTCTCTATCTCCTGACTCTGGTCATTTTCCTCTCCGATACTTACACACTCTGATACTGTTAGTTTATTGTGCTACCCCAtccccactagaatgtaaactccgTAACAGCAaggatttttattcttcactgCTCTGTCCCCAAATTCCAAAACAGTTTCTGGCATACAAGCTCACAGGCTTAAGCAAGGTAAGGAAAGAGGGAGGTCCGCAGCGTGAACCACCTAAGAAGCTTGTGAGGACCAGGTCTCTCACTGAACATTCTGATTGGGCTTAAACTGTGGCCGCCCACCTGCTCCACCACAAGGCCCTGATTTACAGCAAAGGATGAAACCTTAGGATCCTAAACAGCTAAGAACTAAACACTGAATGCTCAGATTAATCACATCTATAAATGAGTCTTCCTAGAAGGCCTACACAGTGTCATAAACCTTAATTACgacaaaacaaaattttgacCTAAATTTATTGTCCAGAAAGTTTCTTCTGTGAAAGTCTTTATTCTTTATCAGTTAGGTTACCAAGATGATAcctccaaaattttaaaattaaaggagACATTATGAATTCTACATTATGAGATACTTCCCAAATGACATCAAAGAACACCCTGAAAGAAAAGAGcacaaaataaagataaagaatgcataatatctttcattttgctgactgaactgaatcttatttGAGTGGGTTTCATAAAATGGATATCAGAGGAAGTTTGCTATGGATGATATGAATGACAAACAAATATATGtttgatttaataaaattatgaatCATAGCCcataaaattacatttctt includes these proteins:
- the LOC109565214 gene encoding cytochrome c oxidase subunit 7C, mitochondrial; protein product: MLGQSIRRFTTSVVRRSHYEEGPGKNIPFSVENKWRLLAMMTLFFGSGFAAPFFIVRHQLLKK